From Paenibacillus sp. V4I7, one genomic window encodes:
- a CDS encoding glycoside hydrolase family 15 protein — translation MPRHLVIGNGKFLINLDQHSYMRDLYYPFVGQLNHIGGYQCRVGIWVDGSFAWLNAPEWQFKLAYVEDSLVTEVTATHPGLGVTLLMNDGVHQREDIYLKRIQITNHNSTVREIRMFFNQDLLINETEVGDTAAYYPANNTVFHYKKDRYFMFNGSTGTEGIYQYSTGVKRFYNAEGTWRDAEDGHLMGNAIAQGSVDSTISFRLFVPPGGNQTLYYWMGAGTSLEEVKKLDAYVKDSHPGKLLDRVTVYWQRWANKIERDYGDLPLEVQRLFKQSLLLVRTQTDVNGAIIAANDSDIMQSNRDHYSYMWPRDGALIAYAMSMAGYQGMIIPFFNFCANVLSPEGYLHHKYNPDGTVGSSWHPYIHSGRVQLPIQEDETALVLYALWQDFQKNGSLEFAQSLYRNLIRRAARFMSTYIDQELNLPKPSYDLWEERYGIFTFTASAVYGGLIAASNFSNLFGDEERSNRYKHTAEKIKSGILKHLWDEGEQRFVRGLYMEDGEWVKDMTLESSVYGIFEFGVLPADDDRVVSTMKANKAGLMIKTEVGGSARYHHDYYFQRSTDIENVPGNPWIICTLWIAEWEIECAKSLADLEAPRQTLEWVVKHAMESSVLSEQLDPFTGEPVSVAPLTWSHATYVLTVVKYLNKYKQLTK, via the coding sequence TTGCCTAGACATCTGGTCATCGGAAACGGAAAATTTCTTATTAACCTCGATCAGCATTCCTACATGCGAGATCTGTATTATCCTTTCGTAGGCCAGCTTAACCATATTGGCGGTTATCAATGCCGTGTTGGTATATGGGTGGATGGTTCCTTCGCCTGGCTGAATGCCCCTGAATGGCAATTTAAACTTGCCTATGTGGAGGATTCGCTCGTCACCGAAGTGACAGCTACGCATCCCGGTCTTGGTGTCACTCTACTCATGAATGACGGGGTTCATCAGCGCGAGGATATTTACCTCAAACGTATCCAAATTACGAATCACAATAGTACCGTTCGCGAAATACGGATGTTCTTCAATCAAGACTTGCTCATTAATGAGACAGAAGTTGGGGATACAGCCGCTTACTATCCAGCGAATAATACGGTATTCCATTATAAGAAAGACAGATATTTTATGTTTAACGGCAGTACAGGAACCGAAGGCATTTATCAATACTCAACAGGTGTCAAAAGGTTTTATAATGCCGAGGGAACTTGGCGCGACGCGGAAGATGGGCATTTGATGGGCAATGCCATTGCTCAAGGCTCAGTCGATAGTACAATTTCTTTTCGACTCTTCGTACCACCGGGCGGCAACCAAACACTTTATTATTGGATGGGTGCAGGCACATCGCTGGAGGAAGTCAAGAAGCTCGATGCTTATGTCAAAGATAGCCACCCTGGTAAACTCCTTGACCGCGTAACCGTGTACTGGCAAAGATGGGCAAACAAAATTGAACGCGATTACGGCGATCTGCCGCTCGAAGTCCAACGGCTTTTCAAACAAAGTCTACTGCTTGTCAGGACCCAAACGGATGTAAACGGTGCGATCATCGCTGCGAACGATTCCGATATCATGCAAAGCAATCGCGATCATTACAGTTATATGTGGCCTCGGGACGGCGCTTTAATTGCTTATGCCATGTCCATGGCCGGCTACCAAGGTATGATTATTCCTTTCTTTAACTTCTGTGCGAACGTGCTGTCACCTGAAGGTTACTTGCATCATAAATACAATCCGGACGGCACCGTAGGCTCAAGTTGGCATCCATACATTCATTCCGGACGGGTACAGCTTCCTATTCAAGAAGATGAGACTGCCCTTGTGCTATATGCCCTTTGGCAGGATTTCCAGAAAAATGGAAGCCTCGAATTCGCCCAATCCCTCTATCGCAATCTCATTCGCAGAGCGGCCAGATTCATGTCCACTTACATTGATCAGGAATTGAACTTGCCGAAGCCAAGTTATGATCTGTGGGAAGAGCGTTACGGTATATTTACGTTTACCGCTTCAGCGGTTTATGGCGGACTTATTGCCGCTTCCAACTTCAGCAACCTGTTCGGGGATGAAGAGCGAAGCAATCGTTACAAGCATACAGCGGAGAAAATCAAATCCGGTATCCTCAAGCATCTGTGGGACGAAGGAGAACAAAGATTCGTTCGCGGCTTGTACATGGAAGATGGCGAATGGGTGAAGGATATGACGCTCGAAAGCTCCGTTTACGGCATCTTTGAATTCGGCGTTCTGCCTGCTGATGATGATCGTGTAGTGAGTACGATGAAAGCCAACAAAGCTGGACTCATGATCAAAACCGAAGTCGGAGGTTCCGCTCGTTATCATCACGACTATTATTTCCAACGCTCCACGGATATTGAGAACGTGCCAGGTAACCCTTGGATTATTTGTACACTGTGGATTGCCGAATGGGAAATCGAGTGCGCCAAGTCACTGGCGGATCTCGAAGCACCGCGTCAAACCCTTGAATGGGTCGTCAAACACGCCATGGAAAGCAGCGTTCTGTCGGAACAATTAGACCCTTTCACAGGTGAACCCGTATCCGTTGCTCCACTCACTTGGTCGCATGCCACTTATGTGCTGACCGTCGTGAAGTACTTGAACAAATATAAACAGCTTACCAAGTGA
- a CDS encoding 1,4-alpha-glucan branching protein domain-containing protein has protein sequence MSTNTNANVSTSTNVQGFVALLLHAHIPYVRHEEENITLEERWFFEAVVDSYLPLIEMMERLLEDEVPFHLTLSLSPTLLAMLEDSRLKIRLRRHLTSLCELAQREVIRLWGHADFGPTAKLYADQYHRLMALYDRLRGDLIGKFRSLKSTGCLELITCAATHAFLPLVKNDSALRTQLEAAVTEFRRHFGSAPAGIWLPECGYTPALEPHLQALGLRYFVVDAHAHAQAVITPQVDAANANGTANVKSAAGTPLRTQSGACAFARDLEAGAQVWSAEVGYPSDPNYREYYRDIGYDLGQDGGAEWEYLKPYVLPDGARIHTGFKYYSVTGAAAGDAKAPYHPARAAQKAQQDAEHFVASRVAQLRRLAEEREALALAAGDREARPAEPPVIVCPYDAELFGHWWYEGHQWLEAVLRGLAAARSHEGVVVDTTTLGGYAAAHAPTTEAKLPVSSWGRGGYAEVWLQPRSQWVHPLLHAAEDLMVLAAQKHPNPELLTKMQQRAMNQAARELMLAQSSDWTFILDAETVTTYAANRIETHLSHFHQLLNGLETAASDKELSEIVISLERRSPFLPELHYRLFQTSPSISLNSSLDSTLLKFSSNTKSTPLRILMLAWEYPPRVIGGLARAVCDLSKHLAAFGHEVHVITCLAPDCHPYERSDGVHIHRVEVLQSTGAIHFLDWVFQMNMAFTDAIYRLTLQGMHFDLIHAHDWLVFYAAKESKKTLHLPLLATIHATEYGRNQGKLDTPVQQRIHAIENKLADEADQLVVCSLYMQQEVIRLFHVPIHKTTHIPNGVIPFRAAAASLVTVSPLLSNALFSGDEQNRIIAFLGRLVYEKGVHILIAAMRLVLKRYPEAKLIIAGTGPELEALERLAAPLSDRVSFTGFLDETDKNQLLLSAELCVIPSLYEPFGLVALEAMASGTPLIVSDTGGLAEIVDHGINGCKVPPGDANALAFQIAQFLEKPDDATELAAAALSKISETYHWDQISTLTTETYDKLILLHPQRSGIFPNQKEIMK, from the coding sequence TTGAGCACAAACACAAACGCCAACGTGAGCACCAGCACTAATGTACAAGGCTTCGTTGCCTTGCTTTTACATGCCCATATCCCCTATGTTCGACATGAGGAAGAGAACATCACCCTAGAAGAACGATGGTTCTTCGAAGCCGTTGTCGATAGCTATCTTCCTTTGATCGAAATGATGGAGCGGCTTCTTGAAGATGAAGTGCCCTTCCATCTCACCTTGTCATTGTCCCCGACGCTTCTTGCCATGCTCGAGGATTCACGTTTAAAGATTAGGCTTCGCAGGCATCTAACCTCGCTGTGTGAACTGGCTCAGAGAGAAGTTATTCGTCTGTGGGGTCATGCCGACTTCGGGCCCACGGCAAAGCTCTATGCCGACCAGTACCATCGGCTTATGGCTTTGTACGATCGCCTTCGGGGCGATCTGATTGGTAAGTTCCGCAGCCTAAAAAGCACTGGCTGCTTAGAATTAATAACGTGCGCCGCGACGCATGCGTTCTTGCCGCTAGTCAAGAACGACTCCGCGCTGCGCACGCAGCTCGAGGCCGCCGTAACGGAATTCCGGCGGCATTTCGGGTCCGCTCCGGCTGGCATCTGGCTGCCGGAGTGCGGCTATACGCCTGCGTTGGAGCCCCACCTGCAGGCACTTGGCCTTCGCTACTTCGTAGTGGACGCCCATGCGCACGCGCAGGCTGTGATAACGCCGCAGGTGGACGCGGCGAACGCGAATGGCACCGCGAATGTAAAGAGCGCGGCGGGGACGCCGCTGCGCACGCAGAGCGGCGCCTGCGCCTTTGCTCGGGACCTCGAAGCCGGCGCCCAGGTATGGAGCGCCGAAGTCGGGTACCCGAGCGATCCCAATTATCGCGAATATTATCGCGATATCGGCTACGACCTCGGCCAAGACGGCGGGGCCGAGTGGGAGTACTTGAAGCCCTATGTGCTGCCTGACGGCGCACGCATACATACGGGCTTCAAGTACTACAGCGTCACCGGCGCAGCGGCAGGTGACGCCAAAGCGCCCTACCACCCGGCGCGGGCCGCTCAGAAAGCTCAGCAGGATGCTGAGCATTTCGTCGCTAGCCGGGTGGCGCAGCTTCGCCGCCTCGCTGAGGAGCGCGAGGCGTTAGCTCTGGCCGCCGGCGACCGCGAAGCGCGGCCGGCGGAACCGCCGGTCATCGTATGTCCATACGATGCCGAGCTGTTCGGGCACTGGTGGTACGAAGGCCACCAGTGGCTTGAGGCCGTGCTGCGCGGGCTCGCTGCCGCGCGCAGCCATGAAGGCGTAGTCGTGGACACGACTACGTTAGGCGGCTATGCCGCCGCCCATGCGCCGACCACGGAAGCTAAGCTTCCCGTGTCGAGCTGGGGCCGCGGCGGCTACGCCGAGGTCTGGCTGCAGCCGCGCAGCCAGTGGGTACATCCGCTGCTGCACGCGGCGGAGGATCTTATGGTGCTTGCTGCACAAAAGCACCCGAACCCCGAGCTGCTCACAAAGATGCAGCAGCGCGCAATGAATCAAGCCGCGAGAGAGCTTATGCTCGCGCAAAGCAGCGACTGGACATTCATCCTAGATGCGGAAACGGTAACCACCTATGCGGCTAACCGCATAGAAACGCATTTATCCCATTTTCATCAATTACTTAACGGACTAGAAACAGCAGCTTCAGACAAAGAGCTATCCGAAATCGTGATTTCCTTAGAACGGAGATCCCCCTTTCTACCGGAGCTCCACTACCGTCTTTTCCAAACTAGCCCTTCCATAAGTTTGAATAGCTCTTTGGATAGTACTTTATTAAAATTCTCATCCAATACCAAGTCCACACCTCTGCGTATTCTTATGCTCGCATGGGAATATCCGCCGCGTGTAATCGGTGGTCTCGCCAGAGCTGTTTGCGACTTATCTAAGCATCTTGCTGCCTTTGGCCATGAAGTTCATGTCATTACGTGTCTTGCTCCCGATTGTCATCCCTATGAGCGTTCTGATGGGGTTCATATTCATCGTGTAGAGGTTCTCCAGTCCACTGGAGCCATTCACTTCCTGGATTGGGTCTTTCAAATGAATATGGCTTTCACCGATGCTATCTATCGCTTAACTTTACAAGGCATGCATTTCGATCTCATTCATGCTCATGATTGGCTTGTCTTTTATGCAGCCAAAGAATCTAAAAAAACACTACATCTCCCGCTCCTTGCAACGATCCATGCCACCGAGTATGGCCGAAATCAAGGGAAGCTGGATACCCCAGTGCAACAACGGATACATGCAATAGAAAATAAGTTAGCCGACGAAGCTGATCAGCTCGTTGTCTGCAGCCTTTATATGCAGCAAGAAGTCATTCGCCTATTTCATGTACCTATCCATAAAACGACTCATATACCTAATGGTGTTATTCCTTTTCGCGCAGCTGCTGCTTCCCTTGTGACTGTTAGTCCGCTTCTTTCTAATGCTCTTTTTAGCGGTGATGAACAGAATCGAATTATTGCTTTCCTTGGGAGGCTTGTTTATGAAAAGGGCGTGCATATCCTCATAGCCGCCATGCGGCTTGTGCTCAAACGTTACCCTGAAGCTAAGCTGATTATCGCGGGTACAGGGCCTGAGCTTGAAGCATTAGAGAGACTAGCCGCTCCGTTAAGTGACCGGGTCAGCTTTACAGGATTTCTAGATGAGACCGACAAAAATCAGCTTTTGCTTTCCGCGGAGCTTTGTGTCATTCCAAGCCTCTATGAGCCATTTGGTCTTGTAGCTTTGGAAGCAATGGCTAGCGGGACACCACTCATCGTATCTGATACAGGAGGTCTTGCTGAAATTGTGGATCATGGTATTAACGGTTGCAAAGTGCCCCCGGGGGATGCTAACGCACTAGCTTTTCAGATTGCCCAATTTTTAGAAAAGCCTGACGACGCAACCGAACTCGCCGCGGCCGCTTTGAGCAAAATCAGCGAGACCTATCATTGGGACCAGATCAGCACTTTGACAACCGAAACTTACGATAAATTGATTCTCCTTCACCCACAGCGGTCAGGTATATTCCCCAACCAGAAGGAAATAATGAAATAA
- a CDS encoding DUF4912 domain-containing protein, with protein MDRDTLHLLIQSPTVLFTYWQLSSRKKNMVQEHFDTDWQSLQPTLRFYHVTDLPIDSHQADSVSELLLPQGESCFVSGFHPGQSYFADLGILNEQGQFLPLLRSNTIQTPPIDTNQDYPSHQITNDQLVTYRPIAVSFQLMTPEPNEHFSAYSVYSPKTAYSADTESGGDTD; from the coding sequence ATGGATCGGGATACACTTCATTTGCTTATCCAGTCCCCGACCGTTCTGTTTACTTACTGGCAGCTCTCTAGCAGAAAAAAGAACATGGTACAGGAACATTTCGATACAGACTGGCAGTCACTTCAACCTACATTGCGATTTTATCATGTAACCGATCTACCTATAGATAGCCACCAAGCTGACAGTGTCTCAGAACTTCTACTTCCCCAAGGAGAATCATGCTTTGTGAGCGGGTTTCACCCAGGCCAAAGTTACTTCGCGGATCTTGGTATTCTGAATGAACAGGGGCAGTTTCTCCCGCTTCTGCGTTCCAATACGATTCAGACTCCCCCAATAGATACGAATCAAGATTATCCTTCTCACCAAATAACGAATGATCAACTAGTTACATACCGGCCTATTGCCGTTTCCTTTCAGCTAATGACGCCTGAACCTAATGAGCATTTCTCTGCCTATTCGGTGTATTCACCGAAGACCGCATACTCAGCAGATACAGAATCTGGAGGCGATACTGATTGA
- a CDS encoding sugar phosphate nucleotidyltransferase, translated as MKAVIMAGGKGTRLRPLTCHLPKPMVPLLGRPCMAYIIELLQNHGIQDIAVTMQYKPEVIRDYFGSGQAFGVNLHYFEETSPLGTAGSVKHAHEFLDDTFIVISGDALTDFDLKQALAFHKEKQAKATLILTRVSHPLEYGVVITNKEGQITRFLEKPSWGEVFSDTVNTGIYILEPEMLERIPLGQEFDFSQQFFPALLEENNGLYGYISSGYWTDIGNLQQYRQTQFDMLDGKVKLDIHGTQIRPGVYIADDVETSATARVIGPAFIGKGSRLEDEVEIGEYCIIGQNNQLSKGSKLTRSVLWDHNHIAEHNELAGSTLTSRIICKEASYLGDGSVVGNHVVIGAKSRIEPNVKIWPHKQIRDKTRLHTSYIWGDNATKTLFKTSGVSGIPNLDLTPELVAKFATAYGATLAPGKTLMVSCAPHTFTRLLKRTLTASLQSVGTHVIDLGDCFAPASTFAIRHLGAAGGIHLEWSGKENDACSLLCMDAEGLPIPKSAERKVENSFWQEDYGRATMKQIGSYKEEVHWLQTYIDALAQEISYERAHQSSLRIVIESSSWLQPFIVPFFEKLGLEAIHVTSTSRQEPLHVFIPLSAASFGLRVHDDGQTMQLITEKGELVDSDLQTVFLYLCYLHSRPGATIGAPGSAPQLLESMAEGLGGKIVRTKEWSRAIMEATQEARIHPLFDSLFAIGLVILHLERTGVPLSDLLSLFPSFHLLRERVDCPWDSKGEVMRSMMERTKDVPVDLIDGIKFYHENGWVLLLPDADDPVFQLVAQSTDPELAQQLVHSYRGHILNALG; from the coding sequence ATGAAGGCTGTTATTATGGCCGGAGGCAAAGGAACGCGACTTCGTCCCCTTACCTGTCATCTCCCCAAGCCCATGGTGCCTCTTCTCGGTAGGCCCTGCATGGCCTATATCATTGAACTGCTCCAAAATCACGGCATTCAGGATATAGCAGTCACCATGCAATACAAACCTGAAGTAATACGCGACTATTTTGGCAGCGGACAAGCTTTTGGCGTCAATCTTCATTATTTCGAAGAAACAAGTCCTCTAGGTACAGCTGGGAGTGTGAAGCATGCGCACGAGTTTCTCGACGATACCTTTATTGTAATAAGCGGGGATGCATTAACTGATTTCGATTTGAAACAAGCACTCGCTTTTCATAAAGAAAAGCAAGCCAAAGCTACGTTAATCCTGACTCGTGTCAGCCATCCTTTGGAATATGGTGTTGTTATCACAAATAAAGAGGGGCAAATTACTCGTTTTCTGGAAAAACCAAGCTGGGGGGAAGTGTTCAGTGACACAGTAAATACAGGTATTTATATTTTGGAGCCTGAGATGCTGGAACGCATACCGCTGGGGCAAGAATTTGATTTCAGCCAGCAGTTTTTCCCTGCCTTGCTTGAAGAAAACAATGGGCTCTATGGATATATCAGCTCTGGATATTGGACGGATATCGGCAACCTGCAGCAATATCGTCAAACTCAGTTTGACATGCTAGACGGGAAAGTGAAGCTCGACATACACGGAACACAGATCCGCCCTGGCGTCTACATCGCAGATGATGTAGAAACAAGTGCTACCGCTCGTGTGATAGGTCCTGCTTTCATTGGGAAAGGGAGTAGGCTGGAAGACGAAGTAGAAATCGGTGAGTACTGCATCATCGGGCAAAATAATCAACTCTCCAAAGGGAGCAAATTAACGCGAAGTGTGCTGTGGGATCATAACCATATTGCTGAGCACAACGAATTGGCCGGTTCCACACTGACTAGTCGGATTATTTGTAAAGAGGCCTCCTATTTGGGGGACGGCTCGGTTGTCGGCAACCATGTGGTCATCGGTGCGAAAAGCCGCATTGAACCCAACGTAAAAATTTGGCCCCATAAACAAATTCGTGATAAGACCCGTCTTCATACCTCCTATATCTGGGGAGATAACGCAACCAAAACATTATTCAAGACAAGCGGCGTAAGTGGTATTCCAAATCTAGATTTAACACCGGAATTAGTCGCTAAATTCGCCACAGCCTATGGAGCAACCTTAGCTCCCGGCAAAACGCTCATGGTAAGCTGTGCTCCCCATACGTTCACTCGTTTATTAAAGCGTACACTGACAGCGAGCCTACAATCTGTAGGGACGCATGTTATTGATTTAGGGGATTGCTTTGCACCTGCATCTACCTTTGCTATTCGTCACTTGGGTGCTGCTGGAGGAATTCATCTCGAGTGGTCTGGCAAAGAGAACGATGCCTGCAGTCTTCTCTGTATGGACGCTGAAGGACTGCCTATTCCGAAATCAGCAGAGCGTAAAGTGGAGAACAGCTTTTGGCAAGAAGATTATGGACGGGCCACTATGAAGCAGATTGGCAGCTACAAAGAAGAAGTGCACTGGTTACAAACTTATATAGATGCTTTGGCCCAAGAAATCTCATATGAACGTGCTCATCAGTCTTCTCTTCGCATCGTCATTGAATCGAGTTCTTGGCTGCAGCCTTTCATTGTTCCATTTTTCGAAAAGCTGGGGCTTGAAGCTATCCATGTGACATCTACAAGTAGGCAGGAACCGCTTCACGTCTTTATCCCACTATCTGCTGCGAGTTTCGGTTTACGTGTTCACGATGATGGACAAACCATGCAGTTAATAACGGAAAAAGGCGAGCTCGTAGACAGCGATTTACAAACCGTCTTCCTCTATCTTTGTTACCTGCACAGCCGTCCAGGAGCAACCATTGGTGCTCCCGGCAGTGCACCCCAGCTTCTAGAAAGCATGGCCGAGGGGCTTGGCGGGAAGATCGTTCGTACGAAGGAATGGTCTCGAGCCATTATGGAAGCTACACAAGAAGCGAGGATACATCCCTTGTTCGATTCTCTCTTTGCCATTGGATTGGTGATTCTCCATTTGGAAAGAACCGGCGTTCCGCTCTCGGATCTGCTCTCCTTGTTTCCTAGCTTTCATCTTCTTCGTGAACGTGTTGATTGTCCTTGGGATTCCAAAGGAGAGGTCATGCGGAGCATGATGGAACGGACGAAAGATGTACCCGTTGATCTAATCGATGGCATTAAGTTTTATCATGAGAATGGGTGGGTCCTGCTGCTGCCTGATGCCGATGATCCTGTCTTTCAGCTTGTAGCTCAATCGACGGATCCTGAACTTGCTCAGCAGCTTGTCCATTCCTATCGTGGACACATTCTAAACGCACTTGGGTAA
- a CDS encoding 1,4-alpha-glucan branching protein domain-containing protein produces the protein MINRIKPKPELKGYLVLMLHAHLPYIRHQDQSDILEEQWFYDAMTETYLPLIEVMNRLTSDKIDFRLTFSITPTILSLFSNPNLQDNYHAYLSKLIGLAEKEQVRLQKKPSLLPLARRYAERFRELLTLYESCKGNVIATFKHYQDIGRIEIVTSAATHGFLPLMKTEEAIHAQIMTAVRDYERYFDQKPRGIWLPECGYTPGIDRILKQAGIQYFFTDSTAIAFASPQPTRELAAPLMTPYGVTAFPLDPESTSQVRSSENGYPGDFNYREYYNDIDPATRFKYYRNTSKGSHKEPYQPERALEKASEHAGHFLANRQKQAAHWERWLDRKPLIVSPYDAELFGHWWYEGPHFLELFCRKMFLDQQTIKMITPSEYLEEYPIAAVGNLNESSWGRNHSAEIWLQGHNDWIYRHLHQAEERMIELTTKHEHLSRHGKLSASVLERTLNQAAREFMLAQSSDWAFMMDAQSDVDHAIRRTKEHLGCFHHLCDQVDREQVDEVLLTVLEEKDNCFPNIQFRDYVSIQQLSPIPIIPNLKEWETLLEETKHRPNVFMLAWEYPPKHVGGLSRAVHELSEALVAREEIVHIITTSYDGAPSFEKMNGVYVHRLPINHSGDTHFYHWTFEMNLAMTDHLVRWKENGGRIDLLHAHDWMVAHTAREIKTSYGIPLVATIHATEWGRNQGNLYSDLQRKIHHLEWQLTYEANRVFVCSSYMKEEVGRIFNLPSDKVSVHPNGIRTQKPNVETMNRPHIVAKQDKVIFFIGRLVYEKGIQNLLEALPKIISQVPQAKLIIAGSGPMEGELRSQAAFLGDRVLFTGFVDDAYRTQLYQSTDVCVIPSLYEPFGIVALEAMAHRKPLVLSDTGGLAEIIRHGVDGYKALPGHVDSLAWHITDMLMQPKQAAKMADSAYQLLQQHYQWSHIAQNIQNEYQKLTHYQPVIQVKATI, from the coding sequence TTGATCAATCGCATCAAACCGAAGCCAGAGCTCAAGGGATATTTGGTTCTCATGCTGCATGCTCACCTTCCCTATATTCGTCATCAGGATCAGAGCGATATTTTGGAAGAACAGTGGTTCTACGATGCCATGACGGAAACGTATTTACCCCTAATTGAAGTCATGAATCGTCTAACAAGTGATAAGATAGATTTCCGCTTGACCTTCTCCATAACTCCGACTATCTTGTCCTTGTTCAGCAATCCAAACTTGCAGGACAACTATCACGCTTACCTTAGTAAGCTTATTGGGCTCGCAGAAAAGGAACAGGTTCGGTTACAAAAAAAACCTTCTCTTCTTCCTCTGGCCAGACGTTATGCAGAACGATTCCGTGAGCTTCTTACGCTATATGAAAGCTGCAAAGGAAATGTCATTGCCACATTCAAACACTATCAAGATATAGGTCGTATTGAAATTGTTACCTCGGCCGCTACGCATGGATTTCTTCCTCTAATGAAAACAGAAGAGGCAATACATGCACAGATTATGACGGCAGTTCGGGATTATGAACGTTATTTCGATCAAAAGCCTCGCGGCATCTGGTTACCTGAATGTGGCTATACGCCTGGTATTGACCGCATTTTGAAGCAGGCTGGGATCCAATATTTCTTCACCGATTCCACAGCTATCGCTTTCGCTTCACCGCAGCCGACTCGAGAATTAGCTGCCCCGCTCATGACCCCCTATGGGGTAACTGCCTTTCCTCTGGATCCGGAATCCACCAGTCAAGTCAGGAGTTCCGAAAACGGCTACCCAGGGGACTTCAACTATCGTGAATACTATAATGACATCGACCCGGCAACAAGGTTTAAATATTACCGCAACACAAGCAAAGGCAGCCACAAGGAACCTTATCAACCAGAGCGAGCCCTAGAGAAAGCGTCTGAACATGCCGGCCATTTCCTGGCAAATCGCCAGAAGCAGGCCGCTCATTGGGAACGCTGGCTGGATCGCAAACCCCTCATCGTATCCCCCTATGATGCGGAGCTATTTGGGCATTGGTGGTATGAAGGACCTCACTTTCTTGAGCTGTTCTGCCGCAAAATGTTTCTCGATCAGCAAACGATTAAGATGATTACACCTAGTGAATATCTAGAGGAATATCCAATAGCTGCTGTCGGAAATTTGAACGAATCTAGTTGGGGCCGTAACCACTCCGCCGAAATATGGCTGCAGGGACATAACGACTGGATTTATCGTCATCTGCATCAAGCCGAAGAGCGGATGATCGAGCTCACAACGAAACATGAGCATCTCTCTCGCCATGGTAAATTAAGCGCCAGCGTTCTGGAACGGACTTTGAATCAAGCTGCAAGAGAATTCATGCTAGCTCAAAGCAGCGATTGGGCGTTCATGATGGACGCACAGAGTGACGTCGACCATGCCATTCGCCGAACGAAGGAACATCTAGGATGCTTCCACCATCTCTGCGATCAGGTAGATCGGGAACAGGTTGACGAGGTACTTCTTACCGTTTTGGAGGAGAAAGACAACTGCTTTCCAAATATCCAATTTCGAGATTACGTAAGCATACAGCAGCTTTCCCCTATCCCTATTATTCCAAACTTGAAGGAATGGGAAACATTACTGGAGGAAACTAAACACCGTCCGAACGTATTCATGCTTGCTTGGGAATACCCGCCCAAACATGTCGGTGGCTTATCAAGAGCAGTCCATGAGCTATCGGAAGCTCTTGTCGCTCGCGAAGAAATCGTACATATCATCACAACCTCCTATGATGGTGCGCCTAGTTTTGAGAAGATGAATGGCGTTTACGTACATAGGCTCCCTATTAACCATTCCGGTGATACTCACTTTTACCACTGGACGTTCGAAATGAATCTTGCCATGACCGACCATCTTGTCAGATGGAAAGAAAACGGCGGGCGAATCGACCTTTTGCATGCGCATGATTGGATGGTTGCTCATACGGCAAGAGAAATAAAGACCAGCTATGGCATCCCTTTAGTAGCCACGATTCACGCAACAGAATGGGGACGAAATCAAGGAAATCTATACTCCGACCTGCAGCGCAAGATTCATCATTTGGAGTGGCAGCTGACTTATGAGGCTAATCGTGTTTTTGTATGCAGCTCCTATATGAAAGAGGAAGTAGGACGTATATTTAATCTTCCTTCCGATAAAGTGAGCGTACATCCGAATGGAATTCGAACTCAAAAACCAAACGTAGAGACAATGAACCGACCTCATATAGTAGCAAAGCAAGACAAAGTCATTTTCTTCATCGGAAGGCTTGTTTATGAAAAAGGCATTCAAAACCTGCTGGAAGCTCTGCCGAAAATCATTTCACAAGTCCCGCAAGCTAAGCTCATTATCGCTGGCTCTGGACCTATGGAAGGTGAGCTGCGCTCCCAGGCTGCCTTTTTAGGAGATCGCGTCTTATTTACCGGTTTTGTTGATGATGCTTATCGCACACAGCTTTATCAATCTACGGATGTTTGTGTGATTCCGAGTTTGTACGAACCTTTCGGTATCGTAGCGCTGGAAGCCATGGCCCACCGGAAACCTCTGGTACTCTCCGACACAGGCGGTTTAGCTGAAATTATTCGGCATGGTGTGGACGGCTATAAGGCTCTCCCAGGTCATGTCGATTCATTAGCTTGGCACATTACGGATATGCTGATGCAGCCAAAGCAAGCCGCCAAGATGGCTGATAGCGCCTACCAACTGCTGCAACAGCACTACCAATGGAGCCATATCGCTCAAAATATCCAGAATGAGTACCAGAAGCTTACCCACTACCAACCTGTCATTCAGGTCAAAGCAACAATTTAG